The following are from one region of the Paenibacillus bovis genome:
- a CDS encoding DUF2273 domain-containing protein, which translates to MMWKAIWDTHGGRILGVLAGIGCGILYLTIGFWDMLFFALLVFIGYIVGRNRDLRLGPTIPWQRISEWLADRWRPFR; encoded by the coding sequence ATGATGTGGAAAGCGATCTGGGACACTCACGGTGGACGAATCCTTGGCGTACTGGCCGGTATCGGCTGCGGCATACTGTATCTGACCATTGGCTTTTGGGATATGTTGTTCTTTGCATTGTTAGTGTTCATAGGTTATATCGTCGGCCGTAACCGGGATCTCCGGTTGGGTCCAACCATTCCCTGGCAGCGGATCAGTGAATGGCTGGCAGACCGCTGGCGTCCATTTCGTTGA
- the amaP gene encoding alkaline shock response membrane anchor protein AmaP, whose amino-acid sequence MAKIMDRLLLFIYSLSIGILSVLAILLLSGQVPMELDYRNEQTLYITVIVVAVILFLLSIRFFYVSIRTERGHLNAVHQRTEFGDIQISLETIENMALKAAERTRGVRDVKTRVRVVESGLEIMIRAIVDGEHSIPGLSEDMQKSIQKQIEDITGIPVSSVAVYIANIVQSPAFKSRVE is encoded by the coding sequence TTGGCTAAAATCATGGATCGGCTGTTATTGTTTATTTACAGCCTGAGTATTGGAATTTTATCTGTGCTGGCGATCCTGCTGCTGAGCGGACAGGTGCCGATGGAGCTTGATTACCGGAATGAGCAGACCCTTTATATTACTGTCATTGTCGTGGCGGTTATACTGTTCCTGCTGAGTATTCGCTTTTTCTATGTCTCGATTCGTACCGAGCGTGGTCATCTGAATGCTGTCCATCAACGTACAGAATTCGGTGATATACAGATCTCTCTGGAGACGATCGAGAATATGGCGCTCAAAGCAGCAGAGCGTACACGCGGAGTTCGTGATGTCAAAACACGCGTACGTGTGGTAGAATCAGGTCTTGAGATTATGATCCGGGCGATTGTGGATGGAGAGCATTCCATTCCCGGTCTGTCGGAAGACATGCAGAAAAGTATTCAAAAACAGATCGAGGATATTACCGGTATTCCGGTCTCGTCTGTTGCTGTGTATATTGCCAATATCGTTCAGTCCCCTGCCTTCAAAAGCAGAGTGGAGTAG
- a CDS encoding Asp23/Gls24 family envelope stress response protein has protein sequence MSTLPTEFERTDIGEIQIAPEVIEVIAGLATIEVNGVAGMSGGFAGGIAELLGRKNLSRGVKVEVGQREAAVDVSVIIKYGHRLPEVAAEIQRNVKRSIETMTGLNVVEVNVQIHDVHLETVERIEETEFTQRVK, from the coding sequence ATGAGTACATTACCGACTGAATTCGAACGGACCGATATCGGAGAAATCCAGATTGCGCCGGAAGTGATCGAAGTGATTGCCGGACTGGCTACGATTGAAGTGAACGGTGTAGCCGGAATGAGCGGCGGCTTTGCCGGCGGTATCGCCGAACTGCTCGGACGCAAAAATCTGTCCCGTGGTGTAAAAGTGGAAGTTGGACAGCGCGAAGCAGCTGTAGACGTATCCGTGATTATCAAATACGGACATCGTCTGCCAGAAGTGGCGGCTGAAATCCAGCGCAACGTCAAACGTTCGATCGAAACCATGACTGGACTGAATGTTGTCGAAGTAAACGTACAGATCCATGATGTTCATCTGGAGACGGTTGAGCGAATCGAAGAGACTGAATTTACACAACGTGTGAAATAA
- the accC gene encoding acetyl-CoA carboxylase biotin carboxylase subunit, which yields MKFQKILIANRGEIAVRIIRACRELGISTVAVYSEADRDSLHVRLADEAYCVGPTLSKDSYLNLTNLMSVATLTECDAVHPGYGFLAENADFAEICESCNITFIGPSPDAINRMGDKSEAKRTMLEAGVPVIPGSDGIVEDLDEAVKIARGIGYPVIIKATAGGGGKGIRLAEDEESLVKQITNAQQEAEKAFGNGGVYLEKYLTGMKHVEVQIIADRHGNAVHLGERDCSVQRRRQKLVEEAPCPVLSPELRAEMGAAAVRAAQAVNYSGAGTLEFLLGQDGQFYFMEMNTRIQVEHPVTEMVTGVDLIQEMIRVAEGNPLSFTQEEVKINGWSIECRVNAEDPERNFMPSPGKIGFYLPPGGPGVRVDSGAYPGYTISPYYDSMIAKLIVWAPTREEAIAKMKRALDEFAIEGIHTTIPFHMRLLSHETFVRGDFDIKFLEENEV from the coding sequence ATGAAATTTCAAAAAATATTAATCGCGAACCGTGGTGAAATTGCGGTTCGTATTATCCGCGCATGTCGTGAACTCGGTATCTCGACAGTAGCGGTCTATTCCGAAGCCGATCGTGATTCACTGCACGTTCGTCTTGCGGACGAGGCTTACTGCGTAGGACCTACGCTGTCCAAGGACAGTTATTTGAATCTGACCAATCTGATGAGTGTAGCGACATTGACCGAGTGTGATGCTGTTCACCCGGGTTACGGATTCCTCGCGGAAAACGCGGATTTTGCAGAGATCTGTGAATCCTGCAATATTACCTTTATCGGACCATCTCCAGATGCGATCAACCGTATGGGAGATAAATCCGAAGCGAAGCGTACTATGCTGGAAGCCGGCGTACCGGTTATTCCGGGTTCCGACGGTATCGTCGAAGATCTGGATGAAGCGGTGAAAATCGCCCGCGGCATCGGATATCCGGTCATTATCAAAGCGACTGCCGGTGGTGGCGGTAAAGGGATTCGTCTTGCAGAAGACGAGGAGTCTCTTGTGAAGCAGATTACCAATGCCCAGCAGGAAGCCGAGAAAGCATTCGGTAACGGCGGCGTTTATCTGGAGAAATACCTGACTGGCATGAAGCACGTCGAAGTGCAGATTATCGCTGACCGTCACGGCAATGCCGTGCATCTGGGCGAGCGCGACTGTTCCGTACAGCGTCGCCGTCAGAAACTGGTCGAAGAAGCACCATGTCCGGTACTGTCTCCGGAACTGCGTGCCGAAATGGGAGCAGCAGCCGTACGTGCAGCACAGGCGGTTAATTACTCCGGTGCCGGTACGCTTGAGTTCCTGCTCGGTCAGGATGGCCAGTTCTACTTTATGGAGATGAATACGCGTATCCAGGTAGAGCATCCAGTTACAGAAATGGTCACTGGCGTGGATCTGATTCAGGAAATGATCCGTGTAGCCGAAGGCAACCCGCTTTCCTTTACCCAGGAAGAAGTGAAAATCAACGGCTGGTCGATCGAATGTCGTGTGAATGCGGAGGACCCTGAGCGCAACTTTATGCCAAGTCCCGGCAAAATCGGATTCTATCTGCCACCAGGCGGTCCAGGTGTGCGTGTCGACAGTGGTGCTTACCCGGGTTACACGATCTCGCCTTATTATGATTCGATGATCGCCAAACTCATCGTATGGGCACCAACACGTGAAGAAGCGATTGCCAAAATGAAGCGTGCACTGGATGAATTCGCGATTGAAGGCATTCATACAACGATTCCTTTCCACATGCGTCTGCTTAGCCATGAGACATTTGTACGCGGTGATTTTGATATCAAGTTCCTCGAAGAAAACGAGGTATAA
- the accB gene encoding acetyl-CoA carboxylase biotin carboxyl carrier protein: MFKLNEIKELIQLVDETSVQEVEIENEGSRLVIRKPGKAETVYMQAPTAAPVMQPAPSQPAAAPQAAPSAPAAAAVPEVDPTLHTIASPMVGTFYRSPSPEAGSFTGVGEKVTHKSVVCIIEAMKLMNELEAEVNGTIVEVLAENGQLVEYGQPLFLVKPE, translated from the coding sequence ATGTTTAAATTAAACGAAATTAAAGAACTGATTCAACTGGTGGACGAGACGTCTGTTCAGGAAGTTGAAATCGAAAACGAAGGTTCCCGTCTGGTGATCCGCAAGCCTGGTAAAGCAGAGACTGTCTACATGCAGGCTCCAACTGCTGCACCTGTTATGCAGCCAGCTCCAAGCCAGCCAGCTGCTGCTCCACAGGCTGCACCTAGTGCTCCGGCTGCCGCTGCTGTACCGGAAGTGGATCCGACTCTACATACCATTGCGTCTCCAATGGTCGGAACGTTCTACCGTTCCCCTTCTCCAGAAGCGGGTTCATTTACAGGTGTAGGCGAGAAAGTAACCCACAAATCCGTTGTATGTATCATCGAAGCGATGAAGCTGATGAACGAACTGGAAGCGGAAGTGAACGGAACGATCGTGGAAGTGCTTGCTGAAAACGGACAGCTCGTTGAATACGGACAGCCTTTGTTCCTGGTAAAACCGGAATAA
- a CDS encoding aspartate kinase: MALYVMKFGGSSVGDIERMQRVAKRIIEKQDEGHQCVVVVSAMGDTTDDLIDQARLLNPNPPAREMDMLMTVGEQISIAMLSMAIHHQGREAVSFTGWQAGFETETEHGRARIVDIRPAKVLNALDAGKIVIVAGFQGTTADGEITTFGRGGSDTTAVALAAAIQADTCEIYTDVDGIYSTDPRIVKCARKLNEISYDEMLELANLGAAVLHPRAVEYAKHNNVRLVVRSSFNYNEGTVVKEEASMEQGAVVSGIAYDKNVARITIRGVNDLPGVLAKMFGELASAKIDVDIIVQSGVMNGKADFSFTVSLEDRLGALNVIENIGGELPYEEVTSEVDLVKVSIVGAGMVSHPGVAAQMFKAISDQGVSIKMVSTSEIKVSCVIEAGKLNDVVSALHTAYGLDTEEQAFVGGPQDRR, encoded by the coding sequence TTGGCTTTGTACGTGATGAAGTTCGGCGGGAGCTCCGTCGGGGATATTGAGCGCATGCAACGTGTAGCAAAGCGCATTATTGAAAAGCAGGATGAAGGTCATCAATGTGTTGTAGTCGTCTCGGCAATGGGAGACACAACAGATGATCTGATCGACCAGGCACGACTACTGAATCCGAATCCGCCTGCGCGTGAAATGGATATGCTGATGACAGTCGGCGAACAGATTTCTATCGCGATGCTGTCGATGGCGATTCATCATCAGGGACGCGAAGCCGTATCCTTTACCGGCTGGCAGGCAGGCTTTGAGACCGAAACGGAACATGGACGCGCGCGAATCGTGGATATCCGTCCGGCCAAAGTGCTGAATGCGCTGGATGCAGGAAAGATCGTTATCGTTGCCGGTTTCCAGGGAACAACGGCGGACGGCGAGATTACTACATTCGGACGCGGTGGTTCCGATACGACAGCTGTTGCATTGGCTGCAGCGATTCAGGCAGATACATGCGAGATTTATACGGATGTTGACGGTATTTATTCGACAGATCCGCGTATCGTCAAATGTGCACGCAAACTGAATGAAATTTCTTATGACGAAATGCTGGAACTGGCCAACCTGGGCGCAGCTGTACTGCATCCGCGCGCAGTGGAATATGCCAAGCACAACAATGTACGCCTCGTTGTACGCTCCAGCTTTAACTATAATGAAGGAACCGTGGTGAAGGAGGAAGCAAGCATGGAACAGGGAGCAGTAGTCAGTGGAATCGCTTACGATAAAAACGTAGCGCGGATTACGATCAGAGGGGTTAACGACCTGCCTGGCGTACTCGCCAAAATGTTCGGTGAACTGGCATCCGCCAAAATCGACGTGGATATTATCGTGCAGAGCGGTGTCATGAATGGCAAAGCAGACTTTTCCTTTACCGTCAGCCTGGAAGATCGTCTGGGCGCGCTGAATGTGATCGAGAATATCGGCGGCGAGCTTCCGTATGAAGAAGTGACTTCCGAAGTGGATTTGGTCAAAGTATCTATTGTCGGCGCAGGCATGGTCAGCCATCCGGGTGTAGCTGCCCAGATGTTCAAAGCGATTTCCGATCAGGGAGTCAGCATCAAGATGGTCAGCACCTCCGAAATCAAAGTATCCTGCGTGATCGAAGCAGGCAAGCTCAATGATGTGGTCTCTGCCCTGCATACAGCGTATGGTCTGGATACCGAGGAGCAAGCATTTGTTGGCGGACCGCAGGATCGTCGCTAA
- the efp gene encoding elongation factor P has translation MISVNDFKTGLTVEVEGNIYSVIEFQHVKPGKGAAFVRSKLKNLRNGNIVERTFRAGETIARAQIENRGVQYLYASGSEHVFMDNETYDQFELNESQLEWELKFLKENMTVNIVSYQGEILGINLPTSVELEVTETEPGIKGNTATGATKSATMETGHTVQVPLFINQGDRLIIDTREGKYVSRA, from the coding sequence TTGATTTCAGTTAACGATTTTAAAACAGGTTTGACCGTAGAAGTAGAAGGCAACATCTACTCCGTTATCGAGTTCCAGCACGTAAAACCAGGTAAAGGTGCTGCATTCGTGCGCTCCAAGCTGAAAAACCTGCGTAACGGTAACATTGTTGAGCGCACATTCCGTGCAGGTGAGACAATTGCGCGTGCACAGATCGAAAACCGTGGCGTACAATACCTGTATGCAAGCGGCAGCGAGCATGTATTCATGGACAACGAAACGTATGATCAGTTCGAGCTGAACGAAAGCCAGCTGGAATGGGAACTGAAATTCCTCAAAGAAAACATGACCGTTAACATCGTTAGCTATCAAGGCGAGATTCTCGGAATCAACCTGCCAACATCTGTTGAGCTGGAAGTAACCGAGACCGAGCCGGGTATCAAGGGTAACACAGCTACTGGTGCTACGAAGAGTGCAACAATGGAGACTGGCCATACGGTTCAGGTTCCTCTGTTCATCAATCAGGGCGACAGATTGATCATTGATACACGCGAAGGTAAATACGTATCCCGCGCCTAA